CCCGTCTTGCAGCATCATCTGCACCAGGGTTTGCAGCTCCAGGGTGCGCTGCAAGCCGTCGGCGGGCACGATAAAGCTCAGCACATCCAGGTTTTCGGCTATGGGCTGCACGTCCTCGGCGCTCAGGCCCAGCCGCTGCCCCAGCTCCAGCAGAAACTGACTTTCGCTGGTATCAATGGCCCCATCGGCAGCGGCCACAAGTATCAGGTTCTGAAAGAAAGCCAGCTTCTTATGCTGGGTGTCAAGGAGTTGGTCGAGAGTGTGGGTGGTTTGCATGGTTGAGTCGGTGAAAGCAAAAACGCTTTAGCTAAACAGCTACTAATGAAACGGGCAGCCGCTGGCCTCTTCTACGGGAACGGCCGGCAGTGGGTGGGCGGGCTCCCCTACCAGCTGCACGTTCCGCATTACGAAGCCACTACGGGGTAAGGTGGGCATGCGGCTCAGGTCGTAGCCCAGGTCCTGCGGCGGCAGCTCGTAGCGCAGACGGCTGCTCAGAAAGGTAACGGCGTGCTTCAGGACTTCGATGGTTATCCACTCGCCGGCGCAGCGGTGGCCGGTGGCGTAGCCTCCCCCACCCTGCGGGATAAAGTCAAACGGATTCTCCTGCCAGTTGCGGAACCGGTCGGGCCAGAACGTATCGGGGTCGGGCCAGAGGTGGGGGTCATGGTTGGTGCCGTACACATCGAGCAGTACCAGCCGGCCTTTCGGGAAGCGGTAGCCGTGCCAGGTGAAATCTTCACATACCCGCGCGCCCAAAAACGGCGCAAGCGGCGAGTGGCGGCGCACCTCCTGCACAAACAGCTCGGTGTAGTCTTCTTCAGGATTTTGCAGCAGTTGCCGGTAAGATGGGTGCCCGTGCAAGGCCACGGCCGCAAACGTCACGTAAGTAGCAATGGCCACAATAGGCCGCAGCAGGTTGATCAACTCCACGGCCGCCATCTGGTCGCTGAGCAGTTTCCCATCCGGCTCCCGGTGCCTGGCAATGGCGGCCAAGGGCGAGTTGTGGGCCGGCCGTAGCGAGCCGCGGCGCACGTGCCGGATAACGTCCCGAATCCAGCTTTCGGCCCGCTGCCGGGCCTGCTTGCCCCGCGAGTGCCGGGCCCCCACTGCCCCAAAGGCATCTACCATAGCCCCAAAGTCGGCGGCCCGCCGGCGTACTTCCGCCTCCCGCAACGGCACCTGGCACCAGGCGCAGGCGGCCCGGCACAGAATGTCCTGCACCTCCGGGAACAGCACTACCTCCGGCTATTGCTCCCAGCGGCGGGCGGCGGTTTCCCACTCGCGGGCCAGCAGCGTCAGCAGGCGGTGGCGGCTGCCGGGCGTCATCACGGCCATAAACATGTCTTTGCGGCAGCGGTGGTTGGTGCCGTCCAGGGTTTGCACGGCATCCTGGCCCATGAGGGTGGTTTGCACCCGGCGCGGCACGGCGCCCAACCGCACGAAGCGGCTAGAGTTGTAGAACAGTTCGGCGCCTTCGGGACCGTGCAGGCAAATCACCGGCATGCCCAGCAGCCGGATCTGGAAGATGTCGGAATCGAGCCGCTCACTGCGGTTCAGCAGAAACGGAAACCCCTCGCGCAGCAGGTCCAAGGTAGAATCAAAGCTAGAGTCGCGCGGAATGGCGGGCATAGCAGGCAAGTATTTGCCTGCTTCCTACGGCTGGCCGGCAGCCGGGATGCGGAGGAGCTTGGCAGGTATTGCGTAGCGGATGCCACGGCATACTTGCCCGGCCAAACTGAAACGGCGGAATCTTAATGTCTTCTTGACTCTGGCATAACCTGTTATATAGGGTATCGAAAATAGTTTTGTGACGTGCAACACCGCACACTGTCACCCCCATTCCACCCTTCTTCATCACCCTATGAAAACCCTTGTGCTATCCTCCATCGGCGCCCTACTGCTTGCCGCTTGCACCACCCCCACCACGCCGGCACCCTCCACCGCCTGCGTTGATGCCAGCCTGAAAAATCCCGCCGTGCTGTGCACCGCCGACTACGACCCCGTGTGCGGCTGTGACGGGAAAACCTATAGCAACGCCTGCAACGCTACCAACGGCGCGGGCGTCAAGTCCTTCACCAAAGGCGCCTGCCCGGACAAGAAGTAAGGGGTACCGCGTCTCTGTATCTAATAAGAAAAAAGCCTGACCGGTGTGGTCAGGCTTTTTCATGCGGCAGTTAATTATCTGCTCGCCTAGCTATTCATCTGCTCAATCACGCCCACAATGTCTTCCGAGATGCCGGTGCTGCTGAAGCCGCCGTCGTGCAGCAGGTTTTGCATGGTTACGTAGCGGGTCAGGTCCGAGAACAGGCTGATGCAGTAGTCGGCGCAGGCTTCGGCCGGGGCGTTGCCTAGGGGCGACATCTTGTCGGCGTAGTCGAAGAAGGCGTCGAAGCCGCCCACGCCGGTGCCGGCCGTGGTTTTGGTGGGCGACTGGCTGATGGTGTTTACGCGCACTTTCTTGAGCTTGCCCAGGCGGTAGCCGTAGTTGCGGGCGATGCTTTCGAGCACGGCCTTGGCCTGCGACATGTCGGTGTAGTCGGGGAATACGCGCTGGGCGGCAATGTAGCTCAGGGCCACCACCGAGCCCCACTCGTTGAGGGCGTCCTGCTTCTCAGCCACGGCCATCATCTTATGAAACGACAGCGCCGACACGTCCAGGGTTTTCAGAAACCACTCGTAGTTCAGCTCGCCGTAGTGCTTGCCCTTGCGGATGTTGGTGCTCATGCCGATGCTGTGCAACACGAAGTCGAGCTTGCCGCCGAGCTGCTCCTGAGCCCCGCTGAACAGCTTCTCCAAATCCTCCACCGACGTAGCATCGGCCGGGATGATGGGGGCCTGGCACTCCTCAGCCAGCCGGTTGATTTCGCCCATGCGCATGGCCAGCGGGGCATTGGTCAGCACGAACCGGGCGCCCTCGGCGTAGGCGCGCTGGGCCACTTTCCAGGCAATAGACCGTTCGTCAAGGGCACCCGAAATGATGCCGACTTTACCGGCGAGTAGGTTGTTAGGCATATGGTGAAATGAGTGAATGAGCGAATGAGTGATTAATTGAATGATGCCGGTCAGCTTTTATGTCTGACCAAAGGCCTCATTGACGGCTGGCAAGTTAGCCATTCACTCAGTTACTCATTCGCTCATTCACCTATTTCTCACCCCGCCATCTCGGCCCCGCGCAGGGCTAGCAGCTCCCGGGCGCTCTGGAAGGCGTGGGGGCTGGGATTGGCGCCGGATATCATCTGGGCAATTTCCTGGATACGCTCGTCGAGGTTGAGCGGGCGGATGCGGCTCACGGTGCGGTCGGCGCGGTCTTCCTTGTACACGAAATAGTGCGCGTCGCCGGCGGCGGCCATCTGGGGCAGGTGGCTGATGGCAATGAGCTGGTGCTTCTTGGCCATCTGCTGCATCATGCGGCCCACTTTCACCGCAATTTCCCCGCTGATGCCGGTGTCAATTTCGTCGAACACTATCGTGGGCAGGGCGGTTTTGTCGGCCAGCATGTACTTGATGCACAGCATCAGCCGGGAGAATTCCCCACCCGAAGCGGCTTTGCTCAGGGTCTGGGGCTGGGCGCCCTTGTTGGCCGTAAACAGAATACTAATCACGTCGAGGCCGCTGGCGGCCAGGGGGCCCTCCTGGTGCTGCACCACAATGCGGGAGTGCGGCATGCCCAGGTCCGCGAGCAGGGCGGCCAGTTCCTTCTCAAACTTCGGAAACGATTTGCGCCGGGCCTCCGAGAGGCGGGCGGCCTGCTTGGTGGCCGTGGCCAGGGCGGCATCGGCGTCGCGGCGGAGGCGGCCGATTTGCTTGTCCAGGTTCAGCACCGAGCCCACTTTGTCGCGCAAGTCGTCGCGCACGGCCAGCAGGGCCACCACGTCGCGCACCTGGTGCTTGCGCTGGAGGCTGTAGAGCACGTTCAGGCGCCCTTGCAGCTCATCGATGCGGGCTGGGTCGCCCTCGGTGCGACGCTCGGCAGCTTCTATTTCGTCGGCAATGTCGTGTAGCTCAATCAGGCAGGAGTCGAGGCGCTGCTTCAGCTCCTTGGCCTGCTCTGAGTAGCTGGCAATCTGCCCTAGCAATGTGGAGGCCTCTTTCATGCTGGAGGCGGCGCAGTATTCACTTTCCGAGAGGCTTTGCAGGGCGTGGGTCAGCTTGAATTTGATTTCCTCGGCGTGCTCCAGCTCCTTTACCTCCTGCTCCACTTCCTCCTGGTTTTCGTTGTCGAGGCGGGCGTCTTCCAGCTCACTGAGCAGAAAACTGTGGTAGTCCAGCTCCTTGTTGGCCTGGGCCACCCGGCTTTCCAGCTCGCGCAGTTCGGCGTCGAGCTTGCGGTACTGGCGGTAGGCGCTGCTGTACTGGCTGCGCGTGGGCACGAGGCCAGCATAGAGGTCGAGCAGGTTGAGCTGAAACACGGCATCCCCGAGCAGCAGCGTGTCGTGCTGGGAGTGGATGTCCATGAGGTTGGCCCCGATGTGGCGCAGGGTTTCCAGCGTCACCGGCGTGTCGTTCACGAAGGCCCGGGACTTGCCGCCGGGGCTGATTTCGCGGCGCAGAATGCACTGGGTGTCGTAGTCCAGGTCTTCGGCCTCAAAAATGTCCTGAAGCTGGTAGCTGCTGATGTCAAACTGGCCTTCAATCACGCATTTCTTCTCCGTGTCGAAGAGCATGCGCGAGTCGGCGCGGTTGCCGAGCAGCAGGCCAATGGCGCCCAGCATGATGGACTTACCGGCGCCCGTTTCGCCGGTGATGATATTGAGCAAGGCCGAGGGCTGCAGCTGGAGCTGCTCAATCAGGGCGTAATTGCGGATGCGAAGGTCAATCAGCATAACAAACCACGTGAGGGAGCTGACAAAAAGAAAAGCCACCATCACTAGGTGGCTTTAGCAAAGCTACTAACTCCTTTAGTGTTATGCCAATAGTTTTTGCAAAACAAAATTTTGGGTGCTAAAAAATTTCTCGCTGAGGTCCGCTGAGGTTTACATAGAGGTTCGCTGAGGGCTACTGGCGCAGGATGGACTGGTATTTGGCGGAGTTGGTGGGGTCTACTTCGCTGAGCAGGGTTACGACCTGGGTTTTCTGCTGCTGGTCGGGGCTGGTGCGGAACACGTTGGCAATTTCGTCGGCCTTGGTGGTGAAAAAGGCGCGGGCCAGTAAGGTGCCGGGGCGGCGCTGCACCGCCTGCTGCACGCCTTGCAGCGCCGTGGCAATGCTGGCGCGGGCTTCCTCGGGCTTGGTAATGAACACGTCCATGCCCTGGCGGTAGTAGGCGTACATGCCGGTGCGGAAAGCTTCCAGCTGCGGATCCTGGAGGTTGTTGAGCAGCCAATACCGGTTGCTGGCTTCACTGTCGCTCCACCCTGCGTCGTTTTCATTGGTGACGTTCTGCGACAAGGCATTCGTCTGAATCGTGCGGGCCCGGTCGTAGTAGGGCGAGCCGCTCAGGCGGGCGAAGCTGTCCTGGTCCATGCCAATGATGATGTAGGCATAAAAAGACAGCAGTGACGACAAATTGCCTACGAACGTATTCTCCGAGTAGTCGAGCGGGTTTTGGGGTGAGTAGTTGAACACCCAGCTGGGGTCGGCGTAGCTCAGCAGATTAGTTTCGTAGCCGGTGCCGTACACGGGGCGGGTGCTCAGAATGCGCACGGTGGCCCGGTACGTGCCGGTTTGCGGAATATCCCGGATGCCGATAAACAAGCGACACCGAATCCGCTCCTCGGGCCGGTAGGTTTGGTTGGTGAAGGTGCGCGTGTTAAGAAACGTCTGGATGTCGTTCTGCATCTGCTGAATCAGCTGGCGGTCCGCCACGGTGACGTTTTCGGTGGTGACGCGCACTTCGCTGAGCAGTTCCTGGGCGCAGACGGCGCCGGGTGCCAGCAACAAGGCCAGCAGGAGCAGCAAAGAAGGCAAAAAGAGGTTACGCATGATGGGGCAAACGGGCAAGAACGGTACGCACGATGTCGCGGGCCACCTCGGCCTTGAGCTTCAGCTCAAAGGTAGTCACGCGCCCGTCGGCTTCCAGCAGCGTCACTTGGTTGGTATCGTGCCGAAACCCGGCTCCCGCGTCGCGCAGGGAGTTCAACACTACCAGGTCAAAGTTTTTGCGCCGGAGCTTGTCGAGGGCGTAAGCCCGCTCATCGTTCGTCTCCAACGCAAAACCTACCGAATATTGTTCAGGCCGCTTCGTTCGGCCCAGCGTAGCGGCAATATCCACGTTCTTGACCAGCTCCAGCGTGAGCGTGTCGCCGTCTTTTTTGATTTTCTGGGTGGCCGCCTGCGCCGGCTTATAGTCGGCCACGGCGGCGGCAAACACCCACACGTCGGCCACCGGAGCCACGGCAGCGGCGGCGGCATACATCTGGTCGGCTGTTTCCACGCGCTGAGTACGGATGCGCGCGGCCGCAGGGTCCGGCAGGTTGGTAGGGCCGCTGATAAGGGTCACGTTCGCGCCGGCCTCGGCAAAGGCTTCGGCCAAGGCGTAGCCCATTTTGCCGGTGCTGTGGTTGCCGATGAAGCGCACCGGGTCCAGTGGTTCATACGTGGGGCCAGCCGTGACGAGGACGTGCATTTTTTTGAATTAAAAATTAAGAATTAGGAATTAAAAATTGGAACGTATAGCACAACGAGGTGAAGCTATTTGGAAGATTGTTTGAAACATACAAGACCGTCATGCTGAGCCCCGCGAAGCATCTCTACCGCTTCGCTGAGCAAGCGTTAAAAATTAGCCAGAGGTAGAGATACTTCAACAAGCGGACGTCAGATGAAGCATGACGGTCTATCAACTTCCTAAACAGCTTCTCTGCGCAAGACTCTCAACCCTCACACAAGGCGAAGACGCCTCACTATTTTTACTTGTTACTTCTCAGTTTCTACTTGAAAAACCTTTCCAGCTCCGCCACAATGTCTTCCGGCTCCAGCATGCGGCCGGGGCCGCTAAGGCCGCTGGCCAGCTCGCCGGCGGGCGAGTCCCAGATGGTATTGCCGTAGCTGCGCAGGCGCTGGAGGTTGGCCTGAGTGGCGGGGTGCTGGTACATATCGAGGTCCATGGCCGGGGCCAGAAACACGGGGCAGCGGGCCGAGAGGTAGACGGCATCGAGCAGGGTTTCGCAGAGGCCGTTGGCGAGGTGGGCCAGGGTATTAGCCGAGGCCGGCGCCACCACCAGCGCATCGGCCCACAACCCCAGGTGAACGTGGTTGTGCCACTCGCCGGCTTGCTCGTCCTTCAAAAAACCCTGCAATACTGGCTTCTTAGAAAGCGTGCCCAGCGTAAGCGGCGTCACGAAGGCCGTAGCCGCCGGCGTCAGGAGTACCTGCACCTCGGCGCCGGCTTTCACCAGCAGCCGCACCAGCACCACCGACTTATACGCCGCAATGCTGCCGCTCACGCCCAGCAGTATCTTACGCCCTTGCATGATTTAGAAGTGAGAAGTCAGAGGTAAGAAGTGAGAAAACTGAAAGCCAGAACGTCATGCCTTATCTGACGTCCGCTTGCCGAAGCATCTCTACCGCTTACCGCTTTGTTGCTAACAACAGAAGTTAGCCCGCGGTAGAGATGCTTCGGCAAGCGGACGTCAGATAAGGCATGACGTTCTTTTATCCTGGTCGTATTCTGCCTACTCCGCCTTGCGGGTTTCGGTTTGCTCTTCTTCCTCGGGAGTATGGAAGTACACTTTGCCTTCCAGGAACTCCTCTACGGCCAAGTTAGTGGGCTTGGGCAGCCGCTCGTAGTGCTTGCTGATTTCGATTTGCTCCCGGTTCTCAAACACCTCCTCCAGGTTATCGACGGTGGTGGCAAACTCGGCCAGCTTGCTATTCAGCTCTTCCTTCAGCTTCACGGCAATCTGGTTGGCACGCTTCGAAATGATGGCAATGCTCTCATACACGTTGCCGGTGTCCTCGGTGAAGTCCGACATGTTGCGGGTCACGATGGAGGCGGGGACGTTATTAGGAGTCTTCATATCAGGAATGTGAAAATGTGTTGGTAATGTGCGGAATGTGGCTGAAGGCAGTAGATGTGAAAAGTAAGAACATGCGTGGCCGCACAGCCAGCTTTATCATTTTCATATTCTACCACATTCCGCACATTAATTTGCGGCAGTTGAGTCGGCGGGTTTGAGCTTGGCTACCTGCTCACGGGCGTCTTCGTACATGCGCTCGGCGTCCTTGAGGTTTTTGCTTTTCGGATAGGTATCCACGAAATTTTGGTAGAAGGCAATGGCTTCCAGGTACCGTTCGCGCTGCTTTTCTTCCACGCTTTCGCGGGCCAGGTCGTACTGAGCGCTGAGCTTCAGGAAGGCGGCTTCCTCGTTGAAGGCCGAGGCCGGAAACTGCTGCTGGAAGCCCGCCAGCGCCGTCACGGCCGACTGGTAGTAGCGGAGGTCGTAGTAGAGGCGGGCGCTGCGGAAGGCCTTGTTCTCCAGCTTGGTTTGCAGCTCCCTGGACATATTCTCGGCCTCGGGCCGGAACTTGCTTTCGGGGTAGCGGTTCAGGAAATCCTGGATGCCTTCCAGGGCCGAGAACGTGCTGGTTTGGTCGAGCTGGAACTCCGGCGAGTCGCGGAACTGCGACTTGGCGTACATGAAGTTCGCCTCTTCGGCGTAGGGCGAGTTCGGGTAAGTGTCGGCAAACTGCCGGAAGTAGTAGGCGCTGAGCGTGTAGTTGCGCTGGCGGAAGTTGGTATTGGCAAAGTAGAACTGGGCTTTCTCAGCCTCAGGCCGGCCCTTTAGCAGCGGAATCAGCTCTTCCAGCAGGGTGCCAGCCTTGAAAAAGTCGCCTTTCTCGTAGTATTGAATGGCAGCTTCGTACTTCTTGTTTACGTCGGTGCTCTTGAGCAGCTTCTGGTAGCCGCTGCACGAGCCCAGCAGCAACGCGCTCAGCAACAAGACAAACAAGGTAGGGCGGAAAGACAGCATAAGGGGCGCAAAGGTAAGGATAAATTGTAGCCGCGGCAGCACTTCTCCACCAGGAGCTTCCTACTTGCGGCCGGCCACCGGCGGGGGTGCCGGGCGGCGGGGCTTGGGTTTGGCCGGGGCCGGCTTGCGGACCGGGGCTTTCTTCTTGACGGGAGCGGCCTTTTTCTTGGGCTTGGCCGGCGCCGCAAAGTGCTTGCCTAACGTCAGGCGGCGCGTAGGGCGTTCCTTTTCCCGCCACTGGAAACCCTTGAGCTTCTGGTCGGCGGGCGTCAGCTCGTGGGGTGGAATAAAGCTGGCATCGGGGTTGGTGCGGAAGGTGATGGTCTGGAGCTTGCGCTGGTCGAAGCGCAGGGCCATGGTGGCGGCCACGGCTTTGTTCAGGCCGCTCACGGCCGTGTCGCCCTCAAGAGCATAGTAGAGGCTCTCGGCGTTGCCAAGCACATCCACTTTTTTTATGGCACTCTCCCGGAAGTAGGCCACCATGGTGCGGCCCTTCACCTGATTGAAGTTCAGCAGCGTATCCTGGCCCGCAATGAAGGCGTTGCCGTACAGGCGCATCTGGTCGATTTTGCCGCGGCGCTGCTGAATCTCCATGCTGTCGGCCGTGAGCTGGTTGCGCTCATTCCAGAGTACCGGGTCGTGGCTGAGGTAGATGACGGAGTCCTGGCGGTTGTAGGTCAGCGAGTCGCAGCGGCCCTGCAAGTCGCGGCGGAAGATGCGCACCTTGCGGTAGGCGTAGATGATGCCGGCCTCGTTGCGGGGCGGGCGCCCTTCCACGCTCACCAGCGTGTCGGCCGATAGGTAGAGCGTGTCCCGGTCCGAGATATTGCGCATCACCGGGCGGCTGCCGTACACCTTGGCCCGGCCCTCCGTGCGCCAGTACCGCCCCACGTCGCCCCGAATCACGAGGTTGTCTTTCTTCGAGGTCATCGACACGCGGCCGGTGGCCACACCGTACTGCCGGGCTTCGTCGTACATCAGCCGGTCGCCGCCCAGCAGGTAGTTCGGCGTCTCGATTTTGGCATTCTGGGCGAAGTTGGATACGCGCGTGATGGTATTGTAGGTACCATTTTCGGCATAAAGCGTGCCCTGGCGGCCCTTGATGCGCGTGGGCCCCAGAAACGTAGCCACCTTGGAAACCGTGTTGTACTGGAGCGTGTCGGTGTCGATGGTGTTGTCTTTGGTTACCAGCTTCACGTCGCGCTTAAAGCTGAACACCTTGCTCTGGGTGTTGTAGTAGCCGAAGCGGCTGTCGAGGGTGTTTTCGGGGTCCTGGAGGTGGCCGCCGGTGCTGTAGTAGGCCAGGTTGCGGTTCAGGTCGTAGTCGAGGGCTTGGGTGGTGAGCGTCATGCGCGGGTCGCGCATGGTCACGTTACCGGTGAGGCGGGCCTGGCGGGTGTCGCCGTCGTAGGTGCCCCGGTCGCCGGTGATGGTGATGGTGTCGTTCTGGATGATACGCACATTGCTAAATGCCTCCAGCGCATTGCGCTCCGTGTACTGATAGGCTGAGTCGCAATAGAGTAGCGTAGTACCCTGCCGAAAGCTCACGTTGCCTATGATCTTCCGTATCTCGACGCCGTTAAAATCACCTCCCACCAATTTGCCAGCACCAGGCAGTAGCTCAATCTGCTGGCCTTTGGGCGGTGCGGGTTGGGTGCCGGGGCGCGGTGCTGGAAGCTGCTGCCCCCACACCAGGACCGGCAGCAGCAAGAGAAGGAAAAGGAAAACAGACTTAGGAAAGGACATTTCAGCGCAAAGGTACGGAAGGCCCGCTGCTAACGGCTTTCTTTGCGGGATAGTGTAGTACCATCTCTTCTCCGAAACCTCACCCCCTAGCCCCCTCTCCAAAAGAGAGGAGGGACTAGTTGCTAGGTTAGCAAAGCTAGATTCTAGTTCCCCTCCTTGGAAAGGAGGGGTTAGGGGTGGTTGATTGACGGTAGAACGATGTTAGAACTAGTGCTAAAAATCGTTCTGTCGATTGTCAACTACCCCCAGCCCCTCCTTTCTAAGGAGGGGAACTAGAGCTAGAAAACTAGTCCCCCCTCTCTTTTGGAGAGGGGGCTAGGGGGTGAGGTCCACGTCTGCCATGCTCGACCGTATTCAAGCTTACATTCAAGAACACCAGCTCTTCTCCCCTACCGATAAGCTGCTCGTCGCCGTCAGCGGCGGGCTCGACTCGGTGGTGCTGGCCCACGTGCTGCGCAAGCTGGGGGTGGCGTTTGCCGTGGCCCACTGCCACTTCGGGCTGCGCGGCGAGGAGGCCGACGCCGACGAGCAGTTTGTGCGCAAGCTGGCGGCCCAGTACGACGTGCCCTACTTCGTGGAGTTCTTTCAGACCAAGCAGTTTGCCCAGCAGGAAAGCATTTCAGTCCAGATGGCGGCCCGCGCCCTGCGCTACGAGTGGTTTGAGCGGACGCGCCAGGCCCAGGGCCTCGACTACATTGCCACGGCCCACCACCAGCGCGACACGGCCGAAACCATGCTGCTCAACCTCACCCACGGCACCGGCCTGGCCGGCCTGCACGGCATCCGGCCCAAAGCCGGCCGCCTGGTGCGGCCCCTGCTGGCCGTGGGCAAGGAAGACCTGTATGACTACGTGGTGGAAAACCGCCTGATTTGGCGCGAAGATGCCTCCAACGACTCGCCCGTGTACCAGCGCAACCGCCTGCGCCTGGAGGTGCTGCCCGTGCTGCGCGACATCAACCCCAACCTCGACCAGACCCTGAGCATTACGGCCGAGCGGGTGGGCGGGGCCGAGGAAATCGTGCGGCGCTACGTGGAGGAAACCGCCGCCCAGGCCCAGCGCCAGGAGCCCGAAGCTACCTACCTCGACATCCGCACTTTGCAGCGCACGGCCGCCACCACGCTCGTGCTGCACGAGCTGCTGCGGCCCTTCGGCTTCTCTTACCTGGTGGTAAAAGACATTGTGCACAGCTTTGGAGCCGAGCCAGGCCGGCGCTTCGAGTCGCCGACGCACCGGCTGGTCAAGGACCGGGAGCAGCTGGTCATCACCCCGCGCAGCCTCACCAAATTCGGCACCCACCAGCTCCAGGCCGGGCAGGAGGCCCTGAAAATCGACGGCCTGCACTTGCGCACCGAGCTGCTGGAACGCACCGAGGGCTTCGACATTCCGCGCGGCAAAGCCGTAGCCGCCCTCGATGCCGACCAGCTCAAATTTCCGCTCACGGTGCGCCCCTGGCAGGAGGGCGACTGGTTTATGCCCATCGGCCTCAAAGGCAAAAAGAAGCTTTCCGACTTCCTCATCGACCAGAAAGTGCCCCTCAACCTCAAAGACCAGGTGCAGGTGCTCGTCTCCGCCGACGGCAAAATAGCCTGGGTTATCGGCTTCCGGCCAGATGAGCGGTTCAAGGTGACGGACGAAACAGAACGGGTGCTGGTGGTGAAGCGGATGTGAAGTGTAGAAATGAGAAGGTGAGACATG
This region of Hymenobacter sp. YIM 151500-1 genomic DNA includes:
- a CDS encoding Kazal-type serine protease inhibitor domain-containing protein; amino-acid sequence: MKTLVLSSIGALLLAACTTPTTPAPSTACVDASLKNPAVLCTADYDPVCGCDGKTYSNACNATNGAGVKSFTKGACPDKK
- a CDS encoding DNA-directed RNA polymerase subunit omega; this translates as MKTPNNVPASIVTRNMSDFTEDTGNVYESIAIISKRANQIAVKLKEELNSKLAEFATTVDNLEEVFENREQIEISKHYERLPKPTNLAVEEFLEGKVYFHTPEEEEQTETRKAE
- a CDS encoding TerB family tellurite resistance protein, which gives rise to MQTTHTLDQLLDTQHKKLAFFQNLILVAAADGAIDTSESQFLLELGQRLGLSAEDVQPIAENLDVLSFIVPADGLQRTLELQTLVQMMLQDGQIDPREYGLCLEYAHRIGYGKAILDDMVSQLAGGPPVPNRNPPTVS
- the recN gene encoding DNA repair protein RecN, translating into MLIDLRIRNYALIEQLQLQPSALLNIITGETGAGKSIMLGAIGLLLGNRADSRMLFDTEKKCVIEGQFDISSYQLQDIFEAEDLDYDTQCILRREISPGGKSRAFVNDTPVTLETLRHIGANLMDIHSQHDTLLLGDAVFQLNLLDLYAGLVPTRSQYSSAYRQYRKLDAELRELESRVAQANKELDYHSFLLSELEDARLDNENQEEVEQEVKELEHAEEIKFKLTHALQSLSESEYCAASSMKEASTLLGQIASYSEQAKELKQRLDSCLIELHDIADEIEAAERRTEGDPARIDELQGRLNVLYSLQRKHQVRDVVALLAVRDDLRDKVGSVLNLDKQIGRLRRDADAALATATKQAARLSEARRKSFPKFEKELAALLADLGMPHSRIVVQHQEGPLAASGLDVISILFTANKGAQPQTLSKAASGGEFSRLMLCIKYMLADKTALPTIVFDEIDTGISGEIAVKVGRMMQQMAKKHQLIAISHLPQMAAAGDAHYFVYKEDRADRTVSRIRPLNLDERIQEIAQMISGANPSPHAFQSARELLALRGAEMAG
- a CDS encoding enoyl-ACP reductase FabI — encoded protein: MPNNLLAGKVGIISGALDERSIAWKVAQRAYAEGARFVLTNAPLAMRMGEINRLAEECQAPIIPADATSVEDLEKLFSGAQEQLGGKLDFVLHSIGMSTNIRKGKHYGELNYEWFLKTLDVSALSFHKMMAVAEKQDALNEWGSVVALSYIAAQRVFPDYTDMSQAKAVLESIARNYGYRLGKLKKVRVNTISQSPTKTTAGTGVGGFDAFFDYADKMSPLGNAPAEACADYCISLFSDLTRYVTMQNLLHDGGFSSTGISEDIVGVIEQMNS
- a CDS encoding type IX secretion system protein PorD: MRNLFLPSLLLLLALLLAPGAVCAQELLSEVRVTTENVTVADRQLIQQMQNDIQTFLNTRTFTNQTYRPEERIRCRLFIGIRDIPQTGTYRATVRILSTRPVYGTGYETNLLSYADPSWVFNYSPQNPLDYSENTFVGNLSSLLSFYAYIIIGMDQDSFARLSGSPYYDRARTIQTNALSQNVTNENDAGWSDSEASNRYWLLNNLQDPQLEAFRTGMYAYYRQGMDVFITKPEEARASIATALQGVQQAVQRRPGTLLARAFFTTKADEIANVFRTSPDQQQKTQVVTLLSEVDPTNSAKYQSILRQ
- a CDS encoding cytochrome P450; protein product: MLFPEVQDILCRAACAWCQVPLREAEVRRRAADFGAMVDAFGAVGARHSRGKQARQRAESWIRDVIRHVRRGSLRPAHNSPLAAIARHREPDGKLLSDQMAAVELINLLRPIVAIATYVTFAAVALHGHPSYRQLLQNPEEDYTELFVQEVRRHSPLAPFLGARVCEDFTWHGYRFPKGRLVLLDVYGTNHDPHLWPDPDTFWPDRFRNWQENPFDFIPQGGGGYATGHRCAGEWITIEVLKHAVTFLSSRLRYELPPQDLGYDLSRMPTLPRSGFVMRNVQLVGEPAHPLPAVPVEEASGCPFH
- a CDS encoding outer membrane protein assembly factor BamD — its product is MLSFRPTLFVLLLSALLLGSCSGYQKLLKSTDVNKKYEAAIQYYEKGDFFKAGTLLEELIPLLKGRPEAEKAQFYFANTNFRQRNYTLSAYYFRQFADTYPNSPYAEEANFMYAKSQFRDSPEFQLDQTSTFSALEGIQDFLNRYPESKFRPEAENMSRELQTKLENKAFRSARLYYDLRYYQSAVTALAGFQQQFPASAFNEEAAFLKLSAQYDLARESVEEKQRERYLEAIAFYQNFVDTYPKSKNLKDAERMYEDAREQVAKLKPADSTAAN
- a CDS encoding OstA-like protein translates to MLLPVLVWGQQLPAPRPGTQPAPPKGQQIELLPGAGKLVGGDFNGVEIRKIIGNVSFRQGTTLLYCDSAYQYTERNALEAFSNVRIIQNDTITITGDRGTYDGDTRQARLTGNVTMRDPRMTLTTQALDYDLNRNLAYYSTGGHLQDPENTLDSRFGYYNTQSKVFSFKRDVKLVTKDNTIDTDTLQYNTVSKVATFLGPTRIKGRQGTLYAENGTYNTITRVSNFAQNAKIETPNYLLGGDRLMYDEARQYGVATGRVSMTSKKDNLVIRGDVGRYWRTEGRAKVYGSRPVMRNISDRDTLYLSADTLVSVEGRPPRNEAGIIYAYRKVRIFRRDLQGRCDSLTYNRQDSVIYLSHDPVLWNERNQLTADSMEIQQRRGKIDQMRLYGNAFIAGQDTLLNFNQVKGRTMVAYFRESAIKKVDVLGNAESLYYALEGDTAVSGLNKAVAATMALRFDQRKLQTITFRTNPDASFIPPHELTPADQKLKGFQWREKERPTRRLTLGKHFAAPAKPKKKAAPVKKKAPVRKPAPAKPKPRRPAPPPVAGRK
- a CDS encoding phosphopantothenoylcysteine decarboxylase → MHVLVTAGPTYEPLDPVRFIGNHSTGKMGYALAEAFAEAGANVTLISGPTNLPDPAAARIRTQRVETADQMYAAAAAVAPVADVWVFAAAVADYKPAQAATQKIKKDGDTLTLELVKNVDIAATLGRTKRPEQYSVGFALETNDERAYALDKLRRKNFDLVVLNSLRDAGAGFRHDTNQVTLLEADGRVTTFELKLKAEVARDIVRTVLARLPHHA
- a CDS encoding cytochrome P450 family protein; translated protein: MPAIPRDSSFDSTLDLLREGFPFLLNRSERLDSDIFQIRLLGMPVICLHGPEGAELFYNSSRFVRLGAVPRRVQTTLMGQDAVQTLDGTNHRCRKDMFMAVMTPGSRHRLLTLLAREWETAARRWEQ